One window of the Methanosarcinales archaeon genome contains the following:
- a CDS encoding ATP-binding protein, with amino-acid sequence MDFLIKEGLKASQLIQVCFDVSDAETKSREIRGMVEGLNYFDLSKGTIITSDYFHEEIVDGKMLRYVPLWYWLLEN; translated from the coding sequence GTGGATTTTTTAATAAAGGAGGGCTTGAAAGCCAGCCAGTTGATACAGGTTTGTTTCGATGTTTCAGATGCCGAAACAAAGTCCCGTGAGATAAGGGGTATGGTTGAAGGATTGAATTATTTTGACCTTTCAAAAGGTACGATCATAACTTCAGACTATTTCCACGAAGAAATTGTTGATGGGAAAATGTTACGTTACGTACCGCTGTGGTACTGGCTGCTTGAAAATTGA
- a CDS encoding TIGR00269 family protein: protein MPVKCRKCSKTAVTFQPYSGAHLCTPHFIEDVERKVKYTIRQHRMVDREDTIAVGLSGGKDSSVLLYILKKLFGNRPDITLIAISIDEGIKGYRQETLEYAKEFTQSLGVEHIIASFKAEYGKSLDEIVARGGEKGPCSYCGALRKYLLNKTAREAGATRLAVGHNLDDEAQTVMMNLLRGDVERLVRMSPGCVQPGLILRSKPLRDIPEREVALYALLNHIPVDFSECPYAYTAIRGEVRDILNDFEVRHPGTKYAVLRSLDKLAEPLRHTFPQIILNRCMKCGEPTASDICQSCKLLGR from the coding sequence ATTCCTGTGAAATGTAGAAAATGCAGCAAAACGGCAGTTACTTTCCAGCCATATAGCGGAGCCCACCTGTGCACTCCCCATTTTATCGAGGATGTGGAACGTAAGGTCAAATATACCATCCGACAGCACCGAATGGTAGATAGAGAAGATACCATTGCAGTGGGTTTAAGCGGTGGTAAGGACAGTTCAGTGCTGCTGTATATTTTGAAAAAATTATTTGGCAATAGACCTGACATCACTCTTATCGCTATCAGCATTGATGAAGGTATTAAAGGGTACAGGCAAGAAACGTTAGAGTACGCTAAGGAATTTACACAATCTCTTGGAGTGGAGCATATAATTGCCAGTTTCAAAGCCGAATACGGCAAGAGCCTTGACGAGATCGTAGCCAGAGGAGGAGAGAAGGGGCCCTGTAGCTACTGTGGTGCCCTGCGGAAGTATCTTCTGAACAAGACTGCACGGGAAGCAGGAGCTACCAGGCTGGCTGTGGGACATAACCTGGATGATGAGGCCCAGACTGTGATGATGAATCTACTGCGGGGTGATGTAGAGCGGCTCGTCAGGATGTCACCAGGTTGTGTCCAACCGGGCCTGATCCTGCGCTCAAAACCCCTGCGTGATATCCCGGAACGCGAGGTGGCGCTTTATGCACTGCTGAACCATATCCCGGTTGATTTTTCAGAATGTCCTTATGCGTACACAGCTATCAGGGGCGAGGTCAGGGATATTCTTAACGATTTTGAGGTTAGACATCCAGGCACTAAATATGCAGTGCTGCGAAGCCTTGATAAACTGGCAGAACCGCTAAGGCATACATTCCCCCAGATAATCCTTAACCGATGTATGAAGTGTGGAGAGCCTACGGCCAGCGATATCTGTCAATCCTGTAAACTGCTTGGGAGATAA